In Nocardia sp. NBC_00403, one DNA window encodes the following:
- a CDS encoding MCE family protein: MDDRILLGKRSPAFMGVLGLVMVLLVTISAFFLDRLPIIGAGTRYTAEFSEAAGIKKGNEVRIAGVKVGAVSDVRLAGDRVLIDFRTKDAWVGNETTASIQIKTVLGQKYLALDPKGSEPADPSKRIPLSRTLSPYDVVDAFSDAAKNIDEIDTTQLATSMRVLSEAFATTPPEIRSSIDGVARLSETLGKRDQELKRMFAATKQTTQVLADRNAEFERLLASGGQLLTELNVRQQSISQLLTGAKTVAAELSALVHDNQEQIGPALTNLKASIDLLNANQQNISKTLELAAPFYGLYANVLGTGRWFDAVIVNLLPPGLPEIPGDRPPVRSFGPLEGN; encoded by the coding sequence CCCCGCATTCATGGGTGTGCTCGGCCTCGTGATGGTGCTGCTGGTGACGATCTCCGCGTTCTTCCTGGACCGGCTGCCGATCATCGGCGCAGGCACCAGGTACACCGCCGAGTTCTCCGAGGCGGCGGGCATCAAGAAGGGCAACGAAGTCCGCATCGCCGGCGTCAAGGTCGGTGCAGTGTCGGATGTCCGGCTGGCCGGTGACCGGGTGCTCATCGACTTCCGCACCAAGGACGCCTGGGTCGGCAACGAGACGACCGCCTCCATCCAGATCAAGACCGTGCTGGGGCAGAAGTACCTGGCGCTGGACCCGAAGGGCTCCGAGCCCGCCGATCCGAGCAAGCGAATCCCGTTGTCGCGCACGCTTTCTCCGTACGACGTGGTGGATGCGTTCAGTGATGCGGCAAAGAACATCGACGAGATCGACACCACGCAGCTGGCCACCAGCATGCGGGTGCTGTCGGAGGCATTCGCCACCACGCCGCCGGAGATCCGCAGTTCCATCGATGGTGTCGCCAGGCTCTCGGAGACCCTCGGCAAGCGCGACCAAGAGCTCAAGCGGATGTTCGCCGCGACCAAGCAGACCACCCAGGTGCTCGCGGATCGCAATGCCGAGTTCGAGCGGCTGCTCGCCTCGGGCGGGCAGTTGCTGACCGAGCTCAATGTTCGTCAGCAGTCGATCTCGCAGTTGCTCACCGGAGCCAAGACGGTGGCGGCCGAACTCAGCGCGCTGGTGCACGACAACCAGGAGCAGATCGGCCCGGCCCTGACCAATCTGAAGGCCTCCATCGACCTGCTCAACGCCAACCAGCAGAACATCTCCAAGACATTGGAACTCGCGGCGCCGTTCTACGGCCTCTACGCCAACGTGCTCGGCACCGGTCGCTGGTTCGACGCGGTGATCGTCAACCTGCTTCCGCCGGGCCTGCCGGAAATTCCCGGTGATCGGCCGCCGGTGCGTTCTTTCGGCCCTCTGGAAGGTAACTGA
- a CDS encoding MCE family protein, with product MSRNTIRKGAAAVALSAVGLLVASCASNGIYSVPLPGGADVGAHPMHIEIQFDDVLDLVPQSAVKLEGVPVGRVEEIVIGKDQWTASVRTVVNSSVELPANAKAEVKQTNLLGEKFIELTRPTADPDPKKLTDGSVIPVANTRHATEIEQVLGAMSLLLNGGGVAQLQPIVTELNRTLGGREDKVRSLLDQANTLIAGLDAQVDNITRAIDGLATLSGRVATQTDQIGKILDELPEGIKILNEQRPQLISMLAQLDRVGQAGFEVLDRSKNDLITDLRALRPTLQELGRAAPDLVTALPLVPTYPFPDSTLEGTFGGQVNTWLSVDQQIGVTLSNLGVGKGDPVYIPPKTGPTPVINPTNPYYNGNGPRPGWPTVSILPLPPNMAFAPANGVAPPTNPLGAILDQLGVGGGPR from the coding sequence ATGAGCCGCAACACGATTCGCAAGGGCGCAGCGGCCGTGGCGCTGAGCGCGGTCGGCCTGCTGGTGGCCTCGTGCGCCTCCAACGGCATCTACAGCGTCCCGCTGCCGGGTGGCGCGGATGTCGGCGCGCACCCGATGCATATCGAGATCCAGTTCGACGATGTGCTCGACCTGGTGCCGCAGTCGGCGGTCAAGCTCGAAGGCGTGCCGGTGGGTCGGGTGGAGGAGATCGTCATCGGCAAGGACCAGTGGACCGCGAGCGTGCGGACCGTGGTGAACTCCTCGGTCGAGCTGCCCGCCAACGCGAAGGCGGAGGTGAAGCAGACCAATCTGCTCGGTGAGAAATTCATCGAGCTGACCAGGCCCACCGCGGATCCGGACCCGAAGAAGCTCACCGACGGCTCGGTGATCCCGGTCGCCAATACCCGGCACGCCACCGAAATCGAGCAGGTGCTCGGCGCGATGTCGTTGCTGCTCAACGGTGGTGGCGTCGCGCAGCTGCAGCCCATCGTCACCGAGCTGAACCGGACGTTGGGCGGCCGCGAGGACAAGGTGCGTTCGCTGCTCGATCAGGCGAACACGCTCATCGCAGGACTGGACGCGCAGGTCGACAACATCACCAGGGCCATCGATGGTCTCGCGACACTGAGCGGCCGGGTGGCCACCCAGACCGATCAGATCGGCAAGATCCTCGACGAACTGCCCGAGGGTATCAAGATCCTCAATGAGCAACGCCCGCAGCTTATTTCGATGCTGGCCCAGCTCGATCGGGTCGGCCAGGCCGGGTTCGAGGTGCTGGACCGCTCGAAGAACGATCTGATCACCGATCTGCGTGCACTGCGTCCGACACTGCAGGAGCTCGGCCGCGCGGCGCCGGATCTGGTCACGGCGCTGCCGCTGGTGCCGACCTACCCGTTCCCCGACTCGACGCTGGAGGGCACCTTCGGTGGTCAGGTGAACACCTGGCTGTCGGTGGACCAGCAGATCGGCGTGACGCTGAGCAATCTCGGCGTCGGCAAGGGTGATCCGGTGTACATCCCGCCGAAAACGGGTCCGACGCCGGTGATCAACCCGACCAACCCGTACTACAACGGGAACGGTCCGCGACCGGGCTGGCCCACGGTCTCGATCCTGCCGCTGCCGCCGAACATGGCCTTCGCGCCCGCGAACGGCGTTGCGCCGCCGACGAATCCGCTCGGTGCGATTCTCGACCAACTCGGTGTGGGAGGTGGTCCGCGATGA
- a CDS encoding MCE family protein — MTRLVRNQLILFVVVAVVGVVLVSAKYIRLDNMLGFGLYTVKVETAQTGGIYKGAEVTYRGVPVGRVGDLELSDKGVVMNLVIDSSSPDIPASAKAVVANRSAIGEQYLDLQPDSDRGPYLRDGSVITSATTPVSIEELIGSVDSFTSSVDLAALNTTVTELGKAFNGKGDDLQVFVDSLNKFTVTFNETLPQTIQLIKDGRIALGTQAEQDGAIRRFSNGLDLLTAQLRSSDPDLRRLIGTGTDASDQIGALLSESGPALTEDLANLRQLLQSISPKFYALRPLLIMLPSLSIGASSTAPGDGTSHFGLVLEANNPPACTLGYEGTQRILEQMKRENPDFDDTRDEFPFNRDAKCTVPFGNPTAVRGGARADLADPSIVQPWDSNPKTDPEKLNLNPIAVQMATLLGVTPKR, encoded by the coding sequence ATGACCCGCCTTGTCCGTAATCAGCTGATCCTCTTCGTCGTGGTCGCGGTGGTGGGTGTGGTGCTCGTCAGCGCCAAGTACATCCGCCTGGACAATATGCTCGGCTTCGGTCTGTACACCGTGAAGGTGGAGACGGCGCAGACCGGCGGCATCTACAAGGGCGCCGAGGTGACCTACCGTGGCGTTCCGGTCGGCCGGGTCGGCGATCTGGAGCTCTCCGACAAGGGCGTGGTGATGAACCTCGTCATCGACTCGAGCTCGCCGGATATCCCGGCCTCGGCCAAGGCCGTCGTTGCCAACCGCTCCGCCATCGGCGAACAATACCTGGATCTGCAGCCCGATTCCGATCGCGGTCCCTATCTGCGCGACGGCTCGGTGATCACCTCGGCGACGACACCGGTATCGATCGAGGAACTGATCGGCAGTGTGGACTCGTTCACCAGCTCGGTCGACCTGGCCGCGCTGAACACCACCGTCACCGAGCTCGGCAAAGCGTTCAACGGCAAGGGCGACGATCTGCAGGTTTTCGTCGACTCGCTGAACAAATTCACCGTCACGTTCAACGAGACGCTGCCGCAAACGATTCAGCTGATCAAGGACGGCCGCATCGCGCTCGGCACCCAGGCCGAGCAGGACGGCGCGATCCGCCGATTCAGCAATGGCCTCGATCTGTTGACCGCTCAGCTGCGGTCCAGCGACCCCGATCTGCGCAGGCTGATCGGGACGGGAACGGACGCAAGTGACCAGATCGGCGCGCTGCTCAGCGAGAGTGGCCCCGCACTGACCGAGGACCTGGCGAATCTGCGCCAGCTGTTGCAGTCCATCTCGCCGAAGTTCTACGCGCTGCGGCCGCTGCTGATCATGCTGCCGTCGCTGTCCATCGGCGCCTCCTCCACCGCCCCCGGCGACGGCACCAGCCACTTCGGTCTCGTCCTCGAAGCCAATAACCCGCCCGCGTGCACGTTGGGCTACGAGGGGACCCAGCGGATCCTCGAGCAGATGAAGCGGGAGAATCCGGATTTCGACGACACGCGTGACGAGTTCCCGTTCAACCGGGACGCGAAATGCACTGTGCCGTTTGGTAATCCGACCGCGGTGCGCGGTGGCGCGCGGGCCGATCTCGCCGACCCGAGCATCGTGCAGCCGTGGGATTCCAACCCGAAGACCGACCCGGAAAAGCTGAACCTCAACCCGATCGCTGTTCAGATGGCCACCCTGCTGGGGGTCACGCCGAAGCGGTGA
- a CDS encoding MCE family protein, which translates to MATSWRGEPLTALRSSSRGTKAAIAVVVVAALLAAGVLWWLFDRMTTTKITAYFDRSVGIYEGSDVRVLGVPVGRVASVEPLGDQVRVVMDVDRKYDVPADAKAAQITPSVVSDRFIQLTPVYTGGPKMGRTATIPRDRTVTPVEVDQLYKSITELSDALGPNGANAEGAVNELVRTSAANLAGNGEALANSITQLSRAARYLSDARGDIFDTVKNLQSFVTMLAQNDSQVRQFNAQLADLSGFLAGERQNLGEALNLLSVGLGDVARFIDDNRDLIADNAQALTELTKTLADKRDDLAAALPVLPLALSNLINVHNGESGTLDMRANFTDLQDPFGAVCKMLDLSKLMPGDPKFEAIGKQMRPLLDHCKEITDQITAGVKTPTLILPFGILSGENEQRAPVPGTVPGTPSDQLPPSQGGGR; encoded by the coding sequence ATGGCGACGAGCTGGCGCGGTGAGCCCTTGACCGCACTGCGGTCCTCCAGTCGCGGCACCAAGGCGGCCATCGCCGTGGTGGTGGTCGCTGCCCTGCTGGCGGCGGGTGTGTTGTGGTGGCTGTTCGATCGGATGACCACCACCAAGATCACCGCCTACTTCGATCGATCGGTCGGCATCTACGAGGGTTCCGACGTGCGGGTGCTCGGGGTGCCGGTGGGACGGGTCGCCTCGGTCGAGCCGCTGGGCGACCAGGTCAGGGTCGTCATGGATGTCGACCGGAAATACGACGTGCCCGCCGACGCCAAGGCCGCGCAGATCACCCCCTCGGTGGTCTCCGACCGATTCATCCAGCTGACGCCGGTGTACACCGGCGGGCCGAAAATGGGCCGCACCGCGACCATTCCGCGGGACCGCACGGTCACCCCGGTGGAGGTCGACCAGCTGTACAAGAGCATCACCGAGCTGTCGGATGCGTTGGGCCCCAACGGCGCCAACGCCGAGGGCGCGGTGAACGAGCTGGTGCGCACGTCGGCGGCGAACCTGGCAGGCAACGGCGAGGCGCTCGCCAACAGCATCACGCAGCTCTCGCGGGCGGCGCGCTACCTGTCCGACGCGCGCGGGGACATCTTCGACACCGTGAAGAACCTGCAGAGCTTCGTGACCATGCTGGCCCAGAACGACTCGCAGGTGCGTCAATTCAACGCGCAGCTCGCGGATCTGTCCGGGTTCCTCGCCGGCGAGCGGCAGAACCTCGGTGAAGCGTTGAACCTGCTGTCGGTCGGCCTCGGCGATGTCGCCCGGTTCATCGACGACAACCGCGACCTGATCGCCGACAACGCGCAGGCGCTCACCGAGCTCACCAAGACCCTCGCCGACAAGCGCGATGATCTCGCCGCCGCGCTTCCGGTGCTGCCGCTGGCGCTGAGCAATCTGATCAATGTGCACAACGGCGAATCGGGCACGCTCGACATGCGCGCCAACTTCACCGATCTGCAAGATCCGTTCGGTGCGGTGTGCAAGATGCTCGATCTGAGCAAGCTGATGCCGGGCGATCCGAAGTTCGAGGCCATCGGCAAGCAGATGCGACCGCTGCTCGACCACTGCAAGGAGATCACCGACCAGATCACCGCGGGCGTGAAGACGCCAACGCTGATCCTGCCGTTCGGCATCCTCAGTGGCGAGAACGAGCAGCGCGCCCCGGTGCCGGGGACCGTGCCGGGCACCCCGTCCGATCAGCTTCCGCCGTCGCAGGGAGGTGGCCGGTGA